A segment of the Elusimicrobiota bacterium genome:
GTAGCAAGCATGTTCTTTATAGCAAGAACAAAATAGTTTACCTCCGTAAAACGGTACATTAATAACACCAATACTATCCCCGCGATAATCCCTGTAATAACAGGGACAGCAAAGAATTTCCATTGTTTCCGCACATTAATAAAATCAATCCCTGCAAGGATGATGAATGTAGGAAGTAAAAGTAAGCCCGTAAGTTTTGTAAGTATTGCCATCACAGCAGTTAGTCCCACGAGAATCCCGGTGATTATCCCCGGTGCACGGAGGAATCGTATGAATAACAATACCGCAATGGTATACCACCCGGTAACCATCATATCCTCAACTGCATACCCGCTGTACGCAATAATTTCTGTATTAAAAACATACCATATAAGCGTACCCATCCCGGCAATTGTATTTGAGAACAGTTTTGAGGTTAACAAAAATATTAATAACCCGAATAATACTGAACACAGGATCATCATAACCCTCGCGGAATTTAGGATTTTATCAGCGGATACAGTGTTTTTGTACACAAACCCTAACGCAAGGTTCCATCTGTACTGGAACCATTCACTAGGATCTTTTGCATTCTGCCAACCGTCACAGTATTTCCAGTCCATCCCCGCGGTATCAATTTTTGCATCTTTCATAAACATTGACGGTAACGCAAGGATTATCCCCGTGCCGACAGGTTTATCGATAGCCATACGGTAATCGCCGGTACGGAGGATTGAATTCCCGAACGCAACATAAAACGCTTCGTCATATACCGCAGAATTATGGCGGGTAACACTTAACGTAATACCAAAAAAGGTTGTAAGTAAAACCGTAATAAAAAAATAACTACCAATTTTGTTATTCATTAACCACCCTTTCTCCCTACCCGCAAACGCGCTTGCTGGAGATACCGTTTAGCGTCGTTATGGTTAGGGTTAAGTTCCACTACGCGTTCAAGCTCGCGGATAACATCATCCCACCTGTTACTCCGCCAATAGGCTACTGCGAGATTATAATGCGCGGTAACACTTTTAGGATCAACCGCAATTGCCAAGTTATACTCATCAACCGCAGATTTTAGGTTACCCATTTTTTCGTAGACCACCCCGAGGCTATTATGCGCATCAGCGTTACCGGGATAAAGTTTAGTAATACCTTTATACACCCCCTCTGCGTCTGTATACCATCCTTTAGAAGTAAACCAATACCCTGCCATCAACCTTGGTGCGGGTTGGTTTTCGCCATGTACCGCATAAGAATTAAGTAATTTCACAGCACGGCCTTTATCCCCGTAATTAAGATAATAATTCCCTAGTATCTGCCAATACATCATTACCAACCCCTTACCCCGGGTATCGGTATTCTGCGTTATCCGTAAAACACTTACATCGTCGATATACACACAGGGAAGCTGGTTCTCCCCAACTGAATGCAATAACCCATAAGGTTTTCTCACAATGTTTATCATCTCAGGTTCAAACGTAGCGTAGAACACCGGCCGTTGTGATTCTTTGATAAGTTTACGTTCTACAGCTTCACGACGGATAAGCCGCGGGCCACCCCAGACTTTATAATAATCATCACCATAAATACTGCGGGTAACACCTGCATTACAGTCGATATAATCAACATCAGGACGCAGGTGTTCAGTTTTGATAAGATAATTAACACTGAATTCCATTTCATCCGCACGGTCGGATAACACAATACTATTCATTGGCGTATTTTTGAGGATATCCTTAGCGTGATCATAGAACACATACTCCCCCCGCCAGGTAGTAGACTTATACTGTGACGCAAACAAGATTACGGGCAAAACTAACATTAATCCCGTTAATCCAGTGCGTAACACCCCAACCTTTTTGGGGATCAATGACGGGAGTAAGGATAATATAATCATCAACGGCGGTAACGACAGATAAATAAACCGTTCAAGTAACGCAGCGGATTCCGGATTGCTTGCGGGTATACGCGCAGCATACAAAAATGCCGGCCCGGAGAAAAGTGTCAGAACTATTAGAGTCAGGGCATACCGCCAGTTACGCATAAAATACAGTATCCCCGCGCAGAGCAATAATACCGTCCCGGGTAAGGTTATACCCCGGGTTAGAATTTTTAAGTAGAACACTGTCTGCCCGGTAATCAAACCTATACTCCAGGGTAACGGTTCACCCATTGTGAGATTACCCCCATACCTTGACCTAAGCACTATCCCGATAAACCGTTCGAATATCCGAGGATCCTCCCACGCGTAAAGAGGTAATTTAACTGCGCGGAGGTAAATATATGCGTACACCGTTAAACCAAGAATAAAAAATCCTCCCGCGACTGCAAGTTTGGAAAGTGTTACCCCCAACTCCTTCCTCCGGAAGAAGAGTATCAACGCATACCCGGGAATATATGTTATCAACGTATAATGATTCCCCAACCCAAACCCCAGCATTAACCCTGCGAATACAACAGCCCTTGGGTCCGGTTCTTTTTTCATTAACGCATAGAGTATACATACCGCAAAAAATGAGTTAAGGGTATAAACTTCAGTAGTCAACCCGAGAAACCAAAAGTATTGAGTGAACCCCAGAACAAACCCCGCGAGTATCCCCGGGATAACGCTTCCCGCTAAATCCGCAGCCAGTAGTACCACCACACCTACCGTAAGAGCTGCGAATATCGAGGACATAACATTTACGCGGTAAACCTTAGACCCAAACGGTAAATACCGGCAGGTAAGGTTACCCAGTAATGTATAAACCGGATACCCTGACGGATGAGCAGTCCCCAGTGTCGCGCAGACACCCGCAAATTCGCCGCTATCATCTGAAGTTAATGCCGGTGCTGACATCGGGACATAGATTGCCAGTATAACAATTACTGAGATCAACGCCGTTACATGTTTTAGTTTCACTTACTGCCCGCTTCTGCGTTTAAGGTTTTCTTCCGCTTTTTTCATATACCCATACGCTCTTTGGTTATCAGGTTCAATCTCAACAATCCGGCGGTAGGCATTA
Coding sequences within it:
- a CDS encoding DUF2723 domain-containing protein yields the protein MKLKHVTALISVIVILAIYVPMSAPALTSDDSGEFAGVCATLGTAHPSGYPVYTLLGNLTCRYLPFGSKVYRVNVMSSIFAALTVGVVVLLAADLAGSVIPGILAGFVLGFTQYFWFLGLTTEVYTLNSFFAVCILYALMKKEPDPRAVVFAGLMLGFGLGNHYTLITYIPGYALILFFRRKELGVTLSKLAVAGGFFILGLTVYAYIYLRAVKLPLYAWEDPRIFERFIGIVLRSRYGGNLTMGEPLPWSIGLITGQTVFYLKILTRGITLPGTVLLLCAGILYFMRNWRYALTLIVLTLFSGPAFLYAARIPASNPESAALLERFIYLSLPPLMIILSLLPSLIPKKVGVLRTGLTGLMLVLPVILFASQYKSTTWRGEYVFYDHAKDILKNTPMNSIVLSDRADEMEFSVNYLIKTEHLRPDVDYIDCNAGVTRSIYGDDYYKVWGGPRLIRREAVERKLIKESQRPVFYATFEPEMINIVRKPYGLLHSVGENQLPCVYIDDVSVLRITQNTDTRGKGLVMMYWQILGNYYLNYGDKGRAVKLLNSYAVHGENQPAPRLMAGYWFTSKGWYTDAEGVYKGITKLYPGNADAHNSLGVVYEKMGNLKSAVDEYNLAIAVDPKSVTAHYNLAVAYWRSNRWDDVIRELERVVELNPNHNDAKRYLQQARLRVGRKGG